In Clostridium sp. DL-VIII, the following proteins share a genomic window:
- a CDS encoding 4Fe-4S double cluster binding domain-containing protein, which translates to MILLERIKELGDIHGIDFIGVAGISQVENEIKAIGGELVSDFPRALSIGIVLPNSIVNLLNDRDTYENVLQYKTHAYDVINDRLDNFASVVSSVIQRNGYKVMPLPAAERIDSNRVCASLSHKLTARLAGFGWIGKSCLLINPNYGPRIRWTSVLTDAPFEENKEILESKCGNCDRCTKICPAQAILGRNYTEHEPRELRFDVKKCEEYFYKLKEEGRLEICGMCLYACPFGKK; encoded by the coding sequence ATGATTTTGTTGGAAAGAATAAAAGAATTAGGTGATATTCACGGAATTGACTTTATTGGTGTAGCAGGAATTAGTCAGGTTGAAAATGAGATTAAAGCAATTGGTGGCGAATTGGTATCTGATTTCCCAAGGGCGTTATCTATTGGAATAGTATTACCCAATAGCATTGTAAATCTTTTAAATGATAGGGATACGTATGAAAATGTACTTCAATACAAAACTCATGCGTATGACGTAATAAATGATCGACTAGATAATTTTGCTTCAGTTGTCAGTTCTGTAATACAACGTAATGGTTATAAAGTAATGCCATTACCAGCCGCAGAACGTATTGATAGTAATAGAGTTTGCGCCTCACTATCACACAAACTCACCGCTAGACTAGCTGGATTTGGATGGATAGGGAAGAGCTGTCTTTTAATTAACCCTAATTATGGTCCTCGTATAAGATGGACTTCAGTATTAACTGATGCTCCTTTTGAAGAGAATAAAGAAATATTAGAAAGTAAATGTGGTAATTGTGATAGATGTACTAAAATATGTCCGGCTCAAGCAATACTTGGTAGAAATTATACAGAACATGAACCGCGTGAGTTAAGGTTTGATGTAAAAAAGTGTGAAGAGTATTTTTATAAGCTTAAGGAAGAAGGCAGACTTGAAATATGTGGTATGTGTCTTTATGCTTGTCCGTTTGGTAAAAAGTAA
- a CDS encoding LytTR family DNA-binding domain-containing protein — protein MEVELICNESLRRMLEEILENRKIKIREDSDICIIEKDFELKKGKIGIYFDIETINVLINYLDKISGSKEEAKNIITGKCDEDELKILSYDDIYYFEAMGNDVFCMTKDKRYKVKEKLYELEERLEQKGFIRVSKCFVVNIVKVDRIISWFNSKLILKLIDINEEVYVTRKYLNDFKKYLGF, from the coding sequence ATGGAAGTAGAGTTAATTTGTAACGAAAGCTTAAGGAGAATGTTAGAAGAAATTCTTGAAAATCGTAAAATAAAGATACGTGAAGATTCTGATATATGTATAATTGAAAAAGATTTTGAATTGAAGAAAGGGAAAATAGGGATATATTTCGATATAGAGACAATAAATGTTTTAATTAATTATTTGGATAAAATATCTGGAAGTAAAGAGGAAGCTAAAAATATAATTACAGGAAAATGTGATGAGGACGAACTTAAAATACTAAGTTATGATGACATATATTACTTTGAAGCTATGGGAAATGATGTTTTTTGCATGACAAAGGATAAGAGATATAAGGTCAAAGAAAAGCTCTATGAGTTGGAAGAAAGATTAGAACAAAAAGGTTTTATAAGAGTAAGCAAATGTTTCGTTGTAAATATAGTAAAAGTAGATCGGATTATTTCATGGTTTAATAGTAAGCTTATATTAAAGCTCATAGATATAAATGAAGAAGTATACGTTACTCGAAAATATTTAAATGATTTTAAAAAATATCTTGGATTTTGA
- a CDS encoding MerR family transcriptional regulator, with amino-acid sequence MQDLFTIGEMASLFEINIRTLRYYDEINLLKPEFIDSSSKYRYYSTKQFERLNTIKYLRTLNMPLNKIIKFFENREIETLVSMLKEQHEEITKKKYELELIERKIKTRIIQIEDAISTEYNRIEEKWLPKRNIGILKRNIKIGDDIEYPIAELGRKHHLNTAIFLGKIALSIDKENLLANKLDEFTSVIVIIEKEDKSGKKSESILESNYLTLRLVGTHKEAKEYYLKMLKYANEKKYIISGDALEITMIDYGMTNDTHKFVTEIQIPYKKG; translated from the coding sequence ATGCAAGATTTATTCACTATAGGAGAAATGGCAAGTCTGTTTGAAATAAATATAAGAACATTAAGATACTATGATGAGATAAATTTGTTAAAACCGGAATTTATAGACTCAAGTTCTAAGTATCGTTACTATTCAACGAAGCAATTTGAACGTTTGAATACTATTAAATATTTACGCACACTGAATATGCCTTTGAATAAAATTATTAAGTTTTTTGAAAATAGAGAAATAGAGACTTTAGTTTCTATGTTAAAAGAACAGCATGAAGAAATCACTAAGAAAAAGTATGAGTTAGAATTAATAGAACGAAAAATTAAAACTCGCATTATTCAGATTGAGGATGCAATTAGTACGGAATATAACAGGATAGAAGAAAAGTGGCTTCCAAAAAGAAATATAGGAATTCTTAAACGAAATATAAAAATTGGAGATGATATTGAATATCCAATTGCTGAACTTGGAAGAAAACATCATTTAAATACGGCGATTTTTTTAGGTAAGATAGCGTTATCTATTGATAAAGAGAATTTATTAGCCAATAAATTAGATGAATTTACTTCTGTCATTGTTATTATTGAAAAGGAAGATAAGAGCGGCAAAAAGAGTGAAAGTATCTTAGAAAGCAATTATCTGACCTTAAGGCTTGTTGGAACACATAAAGAAGCAAAGGAATATTATTTGAAAATGCTTAAATATGCAAATGAAAAGAAGTATATTATTTCTGGAGATGCTCTTGAAATAACAATGATTGATTACGGAATGACAAATGATACTCATAAATTTGTAACAGAAATCCAAATTCCATATAAAAAGGGTTGA